In one Methylobacterium sp. SyP6R genomic region, the following are encoded:
- the speB gene encoding agmatinase, translated as MDQAKLAALRARYLDATGGDIDDPDFAKAARQQFSESDRRKWPFADVATFLGLPYRPEAAALPDFGGLDVALIGVPMDLGVTNRAGARHGPRAVRAVERIGPYEHVLRMTPAAELKAADIGDVPFRSRFSLESCHEDIEAFFATVVKAGVVPLAVGGDHSISRATLRAVGADRPVGMIHIDAHCDTGGVYEGSKFHHGGPFRQAVLDGVLDPARTIQIGIRGGAEYLWEFSYVSGMTVIHAEEVPQLGLPAVIARAREVAGDGPTYLSFDVDSLDPGFAPGTGTPEMGGLTPREVLELLRGLAGLNFVGGDVVEVAPQYDPTSNTAQCAAQVLFELMCLVAAGRRV; from the coding sequence ATGGATCAGGCCAAGCTCGCGGCCCTTCGCGCCCGCTATCTCGACGCGACCGGCGGCGACATCGACGACCCGGATTTCGCCAAGGCGGCGCGTCAGCAATTCAGCGAGAGCGACCGGCGCAAATGGCCGTTCGCCGATGTCGCGACCTTCCTCGGCCTGCCCTACCGCCCCGAGGCCGCGGCGCTCCCCGATTTCGGCGGCCTCGACGTGGCGCTGATCGGCGTGCCGATGGATCTCGGCGTCACCAACCGGGCCGGCGCCCGCCACGGGCCGCGGGCGGTGCGGGCGGTGGAGCGCATCGGCCCCTACGAGCACGTGCTGCGGATGACGCCGGCGGCGGAGCTGAAGGCGGCCGATATCGGCGACGTGCCGTTCCGCAGCCGCTTCTCCCTCGAGAGCTGCCACGAGGACATCGAGGCGTTCTTCGCCACCGTGGTGAAGGCCGGCGTGGTGCCGCTGGCGGTGGGCGGCGACCACTCGATCAGCCGCGCCACCTTGCGGGCGGTCGGTGCCGACCGGCCAGTGGGCATGATCCACATCGACGCCCATTGCGACACCGGCGGCGTCTACGAGGGCTCGAAGTTCCACCATGGCGGGCCCTTCCGCCAAGCGGTGCTCGACGGCGTGCTCGATCCGGCGCGCACGATCCAGATCGGCATCCGCGGCGGCGCCGAGTACCTGTGGGAGTTCTCGTACGTCTCCGGCATGACCGTGATCCACGCCGAGGAGGTGCCGCAGCTCGGGCTTCCCGCCGTGATCGCCCGGGCCCGCGAGGTCGCGGGCGACGGCCCGACCTATCTCTCCTTCGACGTCGACAGCCTCGATCCCGGCTTCGCCCCGGGCACCGGCACGCCGGAGATGGGCGGGCTCACGCCCCGCGAGGTGCTGGAACTGCTGCGCGGGCTCGCTGGGCTGAACTTCGTCGGCGGCGACGTGGTCGAGGTGGCGCCGCAATACGATCCGACCAGCAACACGGCGCAATGCGCCGCGCAGGTGCTGTTCGAGCTCATGTGCCTGGTGGCTGCGGGGCGGCGGGTTTAG
- a CDS encoding MFS transporter, producing MGDILPDAPPGPRPRRRRAGPILAPILAPVLAFLAPTWPGVWLLAGAHLLAFADRFIAALVAPAIKADLGLSDFELGLAQGTAFVAAYAVASLGAGPLVDRVHRPRLIAAGILVWSLASLACGLATDLAEFVLARLMLGLGQAALTPAALALIATHQRRGRIGHGVALYTAGAVLGRGTALVLGGGLLALLPAMVPVLGLAAPVAAWRVLFVLSTVPNLILMTVLLRLDDPGRGGKRRPSRARVGPWLARHAGAYAALMVAGAAVTLVVQTTNAWAVTLLVRRFGLPLSSAGMLFGFVVAVAAPLGQIAGGRLLDRGAKRISQTWPLVSRREPATRQEPRRMKRRPADASPPRRRLSGGRPLLGVLVGTPPLLSVVCLADSLPLAAASLAALVFCLGIGSVAALAGLQIMTPRSLRGRVTAPFMAGVTLAGFGLGPPLVGFLADRVFGEAGLGRALLATCSLAYALGIIALLLGAPYLKGTGARPGTGQARAAR from the coding sequence ATGGGCGACATCCTCCCCGACGCCCCTCCGGGCCCCCGTCCCCGCCGCCGACGGGCCGGCCCGATCCTTGCGCCCATCCTTGCTCCCGTCCTTGCTTTCCTGGCCCCCACCTGGCCCGGCGTCTGGCTGCTCGCGGGCGCCCATCTCCTGGCCTTCGCGGACCGGTTCATCGCCGCCCTGGTCGCCCCGGCGATCAAGGCGGATCTCGGCTTGAGCGATTTCGAACTCGGCCTCGCCCAGGGCACCGCCTTCGTGGCGGCTTACGCGGTCGCCTCGCTCGGTGCCGGCCCCCTGGTCGACCGCGTCCACCGCCCGCGCCTGATCGCGGCCGGAATCCTGGTCTGGAGCCTCGCCTCCCTGGCTTGCGGGCTGGCGACCGACCTCGCCGAGTTCGTCCTCGCCCGGCTGATGCTCGGCCTCGGCCAGGCCGCCCTCACCCCGGCCGCCCTCGCGCTCATCGCCACGCACCAGAGGCGGGGCCGGATCGGGCACGGCGTCGCGCTCTACACCGCCGGCGCGGTCCTGGGGCGCGGCACGGCCCTGGTGCTCGGCGGCGGGCTCCTCGCCCTCCTGCCGGCGATGGTGCCGGTGCTCGGCCTCGCCGCGCCGGTCGCGGCCTGGCGGGTGCTGTTCGTCCTCAGCACCGTGCCGAACCTGATCCTCATGACCGTGCTGCTGCGGCTCGACGATCCCGGCCGCGGCGGCAAGCGGCGTCCCTCGCGGGCGCGGGTCGGGCCGTGGCTCGCCCGCCATGCCGGGGCCTACGCCGCCCTCATGGTCGCGGGGGCCGCCGTGACCCTGGTGGTGCAGACCACCAATGCCTGGGCGGTCACGCTGCTGGTGCGGCGCTTCGGCCTGCCGCTCTCCTCGGCCGGGATGCTGTTCGGGTTCGTGGTGGCGGTTGCCGCGCCGCTCGGCCAGATCGCCGGCGGGCGCCTCCTCGACCGCGGAGCCAAGCGGATCTCGCAAACGTGGCCGCTGGTTTCGCGACGAGAACCTGCGACACGACAAGAACCTCGGCGGATGAAGCGTCGGCCTGCCGACGCAAGTCCGCCGAGGCGCCGCCTGTCCGGCGGACGGCCGCTGCTCGGCGTCCTCGTCGGGACGCCGCCGCTCTTGAGCGTCGTCTGCCTCGCGGACAGCCTTCCCCTCGCGGCGGCTTCCCTCGCGGCCCTGGTCTTCTGCCTCGGCATCGGCTCGGTGGCGGCGCTCGCAGGCCTGCAGATCATGACGCCGCGGTCCCTGCGCGGCCGCGTCACGGCCCCGTTCATGGCCGGCGTCACGCTGGCGGGCTTCGGGCTCGGCCCGCCGCTCGTCGGCTTCCTGGCCGACCGCGTCTTCGGCGAGGCCGGGCTCGGCCGCGCGCTCCTGGCGACCTGCTCTCTGGCCTATGCGTTAGGAATCATTGCCCTTCTGCTGGGAGCGCCCTACCTTAAGGGCACTGGGGCGAGACCCGGGACCGGACAGGCGCGGGCCGCCCGCTGA
- a CDS encoding helix-turn-helix domain-containing protein, giving the protein MDTITLEPSPSGRTYDDQAQDDRVQDDRAHDDAFEAYRALYSGGADVERLADPSGGSFTGRLRIEVVAHRLPRMLLFDRRLAGVSHARAPRRVARDGFDHVTLHLVLSGSMMLEVPGAIRRVEAGSLALFDLTRPQRTWTEGARIVTAAIARDRFDAAALDGLDLHGLVLGPREAGLVIDFARSLAAHAVALTPEIAAAATESLCLMLGATLATLRDRHAPLAPPVAGSRARARALAYIERHLADRDLTTAAIAAGAGVSRSVLYRLFEPVGGVARFVQQQRIARLRRALSRADEERSIDELASAAGFTSPSHAGRLFRDAFGIPPGEYRRSLRTGSSPASIVPVGAPQRRLAAGPPIGLAAWHGELL; this is encoded by the coding sequence ATGGATACGATCACCCTCGAGCCGAGCCCATCGGGCCGGACCTATGACGATCAGGCCCAGGACGACCGGGTCCAAGACGACCGGGCCCACGACGACGCCTTCGAGGCCTATCGCGCGCTCTATAGCGGCGGGGCCGACGTCGAGCGGCTGGCCGACCCCTCCGGCGGTTCCTTCACCGGCCGATTGCGGATCGAGGTCGTGGCCCACCGGCTGCCGCGGATGCTGCTCTTCGACCGCCGGCTGGCCGGCGTCTCGCATGCCCGGGCGCCGCGACGGGTCGCCCGCGACGGCTTCGACCACGTCACCCTCCACCTCGTCCTGTCGGGCAGCATGATGCTGGAGGTGCCCGGCGCGATCCGTCGGGTCGAGGCCGGGAGCTTGGCCCTGTTCGACCTCACCCGGCCGCAGCGCACCTGGACCGAAGGCGCGCGCATCGTCACCGCGGCAATCGCCCGCGACCGGTTCGACGCCGCGGCGCTGGACGGCCTCGACCTGCACGGCCTGGTCCTCGGCCCGCGCGAGGCCGGGCTGGTCATCGACTTCGCGCGCTCGCTCGCCGCGCATGCGGTCGCCCTGACACCGGAGATCGCCGCCGCCGCGACCGAGTCGCTGTGCCTGATGCTCGGCGCCACCCTGGCCACCTTGCGCGACAGGCATGCGCCGCTGGCACCGCCGGTCGCGGGCAGCCGCGCCCGCGCCCGCGCCCTCGCCTATATCGAGCGGCATCTCGCGGATCGCGACCTCACCACGGCGGCGATCGCGGCCGGGGCCGGCGTGTCGCGCAGCGTGCTCTACCGATTGTTCGAGCCGGTGGGCGGCGTCGCCCGGTTCGTGCAGCAGCAGCGCATTGCGCGCCTGCGCCGCGCGCTGTCCCGGGCCGACGAGGAGCGCAGCATCGACGAACTCGCGAGCGCCGCCGGCTTCACCTCGCCGAGCCATGCCGGTCGGCTGTTCCGTGACGCGTTCGGCATCCCGCCCGGGGAATACCGGCGCTCCTTGCGCACCGGGTCCTCCCCGGCCTCGATTGTCCCGGTCGGCGCGCCGCAGCGGAGGCTCGCGGCGGGCCCGCCGATCGGCCTCGCGGCCTGGCACGGCGAGCTCCTGTGA